Proteins from a single region of Amblyomma americanum isolate KBUSLIRL-KWMA chromosome 10, ASM5285725v1, whole genome shotgun sequence:
- the LOC144108355 gene encoding uncharacterized protein LOC144108355 codes for MEHSFQCSYCNKCFTRDSNLTVHLLIHTGKKPYQCSHCSQSFTQLFFLMARLPTQTDDRPYHCYLCPVKKKNHWNQLCIPTGSNWTFQLIPTGLSNWNQLVPDVCLATLPIGPTSWTHLTRQLLHPHNIHKIYWRVSCFLYIEAFPSHFNKHAFLICAGSVTARSTCHALPAQKMQEEIEQFLCPARGYAKASHTSIGRLYTTHSGERYFQCSVCMKNFRDRSNLVRHFRIHTGEKPYQCIHCSKSFTQSNSLTSHLRTHTVEKPCKCHVCPKAFASLSELRSHVRVHKGPEML; via the exons ATGGAACATTCCTTCCAATGTAGCTATTGCAACAAATGCTTCACAAGAGACTCAAACTTGACTGTACATCTCCTCATCCACACAGGCAAGAAGCCTTACCAGTGCAGTCATTGCAGCCAGAGCTTTACACAACTGTTCTTCTTGATGGCACGCCTCCCCACTCAAACGGACGATCGGCCATACCATTGCTACCTGTGcccggtcaaaaaaaaaaaccattggaaCCAATTGTGCattccaactggttccaattggacCTTCCAATTGATTCCAACTGGTCTTTCTAATTGGAATCAATTGGTTCCAGATGTGTGTTTAGCCACCCTACCAATTGGACCAACCAGTTGGACCCATTTGACTAGGCAATTACTGCACCCACATAATATTCACAAAAT TTACTGGCGGGTCAGCTGTTTTCTGTACATTGAGGCATTCCCATCACATTTTAACAAACATGCTTTTCTCATTTGTGCAGGTTCAGTCACAGCTCGTAGCACATGCCACGCATTGCCTGCACAGAAGATGCAAGAAGAAATCGAGCAGTTCCTGTGCCCCGCGCGTGGCTATGCCAAAGCATCGCACACCAGCATAGGGAGACTCTATACGACACACAGTGGAGAGCGTTACTTTCAGTGCAGTGTTTGCATGAAGAATTTCAGAGACAGAAGTAACCTTGTAAGACATTTTCGcattcacactggtgagaagccataccagtgcattcactgcagcaagagcttcacGCAGAGCAACAGCCTAACCAgccaccttcgcacccacactgTTGAGAAGCCGTGTAAGTGCCACGTGTGTCCCAAGGCCTTCGCAAGTTTGTCGGAACTGAGAAGTCATGTGCGGGTCCACAAGGGTCCAGAAATGTTGTAG